A single region of the Epinephelus moara isolate mb chromosome 12, YSFRI_EMoa_1.0, whole genome shotgun sequence genome encodes:
- the LOC126399206 gene encoding protein-glutamine gamma-glutamyltransferase 2-like: MADATNVFKGVDLRCEANNSEHHTSVISKNELIVRRGQPFTLSLTLTKPFNQDQHPLVISAKTGRRPSEEQGTASLFGIPDAERSPKAKAVWKAELHKDSTPQKGNLMLTITPPADCPIGEYILKVKHMNEEMSLAKVVVLFNPWCPDDSVYMKDAAEIHEYVMNEHGSIYKGSINYIMSAIWDYGQFEDDMVPICLRILDLNSEHKKNPSADVSARSDPTYVGRVVSAMVNSSDDDSGVLFGCWDGEYRGGVNPSYWSGSYAILRRWYNSGSNPVMYGQCWVFAGVMCSVMRLLGIPTRVVTNFNSAHDTDGNMLIDKYHYENKPSVSYDMIWNFHVWVESWMKRPDLSKEGRFDGWQVLDATPQEKSKGMFRCGPASVKAILEKQTDLKYDMSFVYAEVNADCVDWLIRPGLPTLKLSTDSQTVGQHISTKAVGFDMRVDITDTYKRDKVALRNAITRDYCRDGRNVTTLANAEMEEIGEMEEVKHTIETEEVIGGTEDEGTEEAGEEKEIEDDTECRGMAVNTAVRVAAGTIPPSPPVTMQFLEVTPPISGKDVQLRLLLRSRVVRNLSVHISVQARRYNGSSSVVIQREEKERTLNLGKALSIPIRIPFSTYFEHMRLYDSMEVLVMAMDKENPDDVYLAHNNVVLLDPSISVKVTSRTKVGRRAAGELVFVNPINIPLTECKLTLSGGGLFKEEVDIKLPDLQPKTRIRAKFPFVPYKAGMRILVATFHCSSLKIMKSSCHVIVEP; this comes from the exons AGGCGAGGCCAGCCCTTCACCCTTTCCCTGACTCTGACGAAACCTTTCAACCAAGACCAACACCCACTCGTCATCTCTGCAAAGACAG GAAGAAGGCCATCCGAGGAACAGGGGACAGCATCGCTCTTCGGTATCCCAGATGCGGAGCGTTCACCAAAAGCAAAGGCGGTGTGGAAGGCAGAGCTTCACAAGGACTCCACCCCACAGAAGGGCAACCTGATGCTCACCATCACCCCCCCAGCTGACTGCCCCATAGGAGAGTACATCTTGAAAGTTAAACACATGAATGAGGAAATGTCACTGGCAAAGGTGGTGGTGCTCTTCAACCCCTGGTGTCCTG ATGACAGTGTTTACATGAAGGATGCGGCAGAGATACATGAGTATGTGATGAATGAACATGGGAGCATCTACAAAGGAAGTATTAACTACATCATGTCTGCAATCTGGGACTATGGACAG TTTGAGGACGACATGGTGCCAATTTGTTTGAGGATATTGGACCTCAACAGTGAACATAAGAAAAACCCAAGTGCTGATGTTTCTGCTCGCTCAGACCCCACTTACGTTGGCCGCGTGGTCAGCGCCATG GTCAACAGTAGTGATGACGACTCTGGTGTCCTGTTTGGATGCTGGGATGGTGAATATAGGGGCGGAGTCAACCCCTCTTACTGGAGTGGCAGTTACGCCATCCTTAGACGCTGGTACAACTCTGGCAGCAACCCGGTCATGTACGGGCAGTGCTGGGTGTTTGCTGGTGTGATGTGTTCAG TGATGCGCCTGCTGGGCATCCCCACCCGTGTGGTCACCAATTTCAACTCTGCCCACGACACTGACGGGAATATGCTCATCGACAAATACCACTATGAAAACAAGCCTTCAGTATCATATGACATGATCTG GAACTTCCACGTGTGGGTGGAGTCATGGATGAAGAGGCCAGACCTGTCAAAGGAGGGCAGATTTGACGGATGGCAGGTTCTAGATGCAACACCACAGGAGAAAAGTAAAG GTATGTTCCGCTGTGGTCCAGCCTCCGTCAAAGCCATCCTTGAGAAACAGACGGACCTCAAATATGACATGTCTTTTGTCTACGCTGAGGTCAATGCCGACTGTGTTGACTGGCTG ATCAGACCTGGCTTACCAACCTTAAAGCTCTCCACTGACAGTCAGACAGTCGGTCAGCATATCTCCACCAAGGCTGTTGGCTTTGATATGAGAGTGGACATCACTGACACCTACAAAAGAGACA AAGTAGCCCTCAGAAACGCTATCACCAGAGACTACTGCAGAGATGGTAGAAATGTGACAACGTTGGCGAATGCAGAGATGGAGGAGATTGGAGAAATGGAAGAGGTAAAACACACTATCGAAACTGAGGAGGTGATAGGGGGCACCGAGGATGAAGGGACAGAGGAGGCAGGCGAAGAGAAAGAGATCGAGGACGACACTGAGTGTAGAGGGATGGCGGTGAACACGGCGGTGAGAGTCGCAGCAGGAACCATCCCCCCATCTCCACCAGTGACCATGCAGTTTTTGGAG GTGACACCACCGATTAGTGGTAAGGATGTGCAATTGAGGCTGCTGCTGCGGAGCAGGGTTGTCAGGAACCTGTCTGTACACATCAGTGTCCAAGCCAGGAGGTACAACGGTTCATCATCTGTGGTGAtccagagagaggagaaggagaggacaCTGAACCTTGGGAAAG CTCTGTCAATCCCTATCCGGATCCCGTTCTCAACCTACTTTGAACACATGAGGCTGTATGACAGCATGGAGGTTTTGGTCATGGCCATGGACAAAGAGAATCCAGATGACGTATACCTGGCTCACAACAACGTCGTGCTGCTTGACCCTTCCATCTCCGTCAAG GTCACCAGTAGGACCAAAGTGGGGCGCAGGGCAGCAGGGGAGTTGGTTTTCGTTAACCCAATCAACATACCACTGACGGAGTGCAAACTGACTCTCTCTGGAGGTGGCCTGTTCAAAGAGGAGGTGGACATcaa GCTTCCAGATTTGCAGCCAAAAACCCGAATTCGTGCCAAGTTTCCTTTTGTTCCCTACAAGGCCGGTATGAGGATTCTTGTGGCCACCTTCCACTGCTCTTCCCTCAAAATCATGAAGTCCAGCTGCCATGTCATTGTCGAGCCATAG